In a single window of the Neodiprion virginianus isolate iyNeoVirg1 chromosome 1, iyNeoVirg1.1, whole genome shotgun sequence genome:
- the LOC124310489 gene encoding uncharacterized protein LOC124310489: MVGNRSKITSSNCAIACLTMQPKIIKVSDASATMEFEGESPIVTEEEVLSILSKKLSRDFDMVKYNLRPLNSTNGFLGLYYELTALVKIDEAATEHKFFLKTQPLKHSPQYEFLVEANHFQKELTMYGKIIPRMKTGKNQASWSAECYLARDDLIVMDDLSALQYAMPDKYAPFDYNHCAVLLQTLARLHSGFFVIEDKLKSEGKTLFEVYGHVLDEPLFNGSDISRRYRASCVLGTRSLIDLLRDELTEEQRAEFKERVEPWCDNFPAILSPSTKYRNVICHRDLWANNMMLKYDESGNPQHCCLIDLQFARYGTPAIDCVISLHLITDRETRDKHGESLLRVYHRTFEEELRNAGLDARDCLEWSTFLKSCEETKPTALVYAILNQPVTMLDPDTCSEQFIESPELLNESLYNDRSALVCGQFLSVQPYRERITEALLEAYELLPNYVASQL, translated from the coding sequence ATGGTAGGCAACCGCTCCAAGATCACATCAAGTAACTGTGCCATTGCATGTCTCACCATGCAgccgaaaataataaaagtgagcGACGCTTCAGCGACCATGGAATTCGAAGGCGAATCGCCGATTGTGACTGAAGAGGAGGTGCTGAGTATTCTGTCGAAAAAACTCTCCCGGGACTTCGATATGGTCAAGTACAATCTCCGCCCATTAAACTCAACCAACGGCTTCCTCGGACTCTACTACGAACTCACCGCACTGGTGAAAATCGACGAAGCAGCCACAGAGCACAagtttttcttgaaaactCAGCCGTTGAAGCACAGCCCCCAGTACGAATTCCTAGTCGAGGCGAACCATTTCCAGAAGGAATTGACGATGTACGGGAAGATTATTCCACGCATGAAAACCGGAAAGAATCAGGCCAGCTGGTCGGCCGAGTGTTACTTAGCGAGGGACGATCTCATAGTTATGGACGACCTCTCGGCCCTTCAATACGCGATGCCTGACAAGTACGCGCCCTTCGATTACAACCACTGCGCGGTCCTCCTTCAAACCTTGGCCCGATTGCACTCGGGCTTCTTTGTGATCGAGGATAAGCTCAAGTCGGAGGGCAAGACCTTGTTCGAGGTCTACGGGCATGTTTTGGATGAGCCACTCTTCAACGGCTCCGATATATCGAGGAGATACAGAGCCTCGTGCGTCCTGGGAACGAGATCCTTGATCGACCTTCTGCGCGACGAGCTGACCGAAGAGCAAAGGGCCGAATTCAAGGAACGCGTCGAGCCGTGGTGCGATAACTTCCCGGCAATCCTGAGCCCTTCGACGAAGTACAGGAACGTAATTTGCCACCGCGACCTCTGGGCCAACAACATGATGCTCAAGTACGACGAGTCGGGAAATCCGCAACACTGTTGCTTGATAGACTTGCAATTCGCTCGGTACGGTACACCGGCAATCGACTGCGTGATTTCTCTACACTTGATCACCGACCGAGAAACGAGAGACAAACACGGAGAATCGTTGTTGAGAGTATACCATCGAACCTTTGAGGAGGAGTTGAGGAACGCCGGACTTGATGCCCGGGACTGTCTTGAGTGGTCGACGTTTTTGAAGAGTTGCGAAGAAACGAAGCCAACCGCTCTCGTCTACGCTATTCTTAACCAACCTGTAACAATGCTGGATCCCGATACATGCAGTGAACAATTCATCGAGTCGCCGGAGTTGTTGAACGAGAGCTTGTACAACGATAGATCGGCGCTGGTGTGCGGTCAGTTTCTTTCCGTACAACCATACCGGGAACGAATTACTGAAGCCTTGCTAGAGGCGTACGAATTGTTGCCAAACTACGTGGCAAGTCAACTGTGA